A single region of the Methylocystis echinoides genome encodes:
- a CDS encoding MgtC/SapB family protein — MDRFQILPHLAALGAAYALALPIARDREKEGRSAGLRTFPLVAISACGFIQAAEAMLSNSPEGLARIVEGVITGIGFIGGGAILKTGASVHGTATAASLWATGAVGAAVALGAYDDAVVIAAMTFLTLKVITPLKQEGGPPLAPGANQEEKA, encoded by the coding sequence GTGGACCGGTTCCAAATCCTTCCGCATCTCGCGGCTCTCGGCGCCGCTTATGCGCTTGCTCTGCCCATCGCCCGGGATCGGGAGAAAGAAGGCCGCAGCGCTGGGCTTCGCACCTTTCCGCTCGTGGCGATCTCCGCCTGCGGTTTCATTCAGGCCGCTGAAGCGATGCTGTCGAATTCCCCGGAGGGACTTGCGCGCATCGTGGAAGGCGTCATCACCGGCATAGGTTTCATCGGCGGCGGCGCCATCCTCAAGACCGGCGCGTCTGTTCACGGCACAGCGACGGCTGCGAGTCTCTGGGCGACGGGTGCGGTCGGCGCCGCGGTCGCGCTCGGCGCCTATGACGACGCTGTCGTGATCGCCGCAATGACGTTTCTGACTTTGAAAGTCATTACGCCGTTGAAACAGGAGGGAGGGCCGCCGCTGGCGCCGGGCGCCAATCAGGAGGAGAAGGCATGA
- a CDS encoding c-type cytochrome yields MRMGSIARRGLALTSPLVIAGCAGAQSALAPQGPQAEQLARLFWIMTAGGAAVFVIVAIFVAVALYAPARLRERLADDAMVFAGGVIFPVVTLSALLIYNFTLLGRGPEARESGDRIDIRVTGERWWWRVAYVLPDGSRVETANELRVPVGRSVDLHLTSADVIHSFWAPSLAGKLDMFPGRETTMRLVADKAGVSRGQCAEYCGGPHAMMAFNVVAMAPGDYMQWLRGQTETARAPQDASAGEGQKHFTTSGCGVCHTIRGTTSVGLLGPDLTHVGSRLAIGAGVLPVDQASIAGWIVDNQHVKPGNKMPAYATLDAGKVAAISAYLAGLR; encoded by the coding sequence ATGCGCATGGGCTCGATCGCGCGGCGCGGCCTCGCTCTCACCTCGCCGCTCGTCATTGCGGGCTGCGCGGGGGCGCAGTCGGCGCTCGCGCCGCAGGGACCGCAGGCCGAACAGCTTGCGCGGCTCTTCTGGATCATGACGGCGGGCGGCGCCGCCGTCTTCGTCATCGTCGCGATCTTCGTCGCCGTCGCGCTTTACGCCCCCGCGCGCCTGCGCGAGAGACTGGCCGACGACGCAATGGTCTTCGCGGGCGGCGTGATCTTTCCCGTCGTCACGTTGAGCGCGCTGCTCATTTACAATTTCACGCTGCTCGGGCGCGGACCCGAGGCGCGCGAGAGCGGCGACAGGATCGATATTCGCGTCACCGGCGAACGCTGGTGGTGGCGCGTCGCCTATGTCCTGCCGGACGGGTCCAGAGTCGAAACCGCCAACGAGCTGCGCGTTCCTGTCGGGCGCAGCGTCGATCTGCATCTGACCAGCGCTGACGTCATTCACAGTTTCTGGGCGCCGAGCCTCGCCGGCAAACTCGACATGTTCCCCGGCCGCGAGACGACGATGCGCCTTGTCGCGGACAAGGCGGGCGTCAGTCGCGGCCAATGCGCCGAATATTGCGGCGGCCCGCACGCGATGATGGCCTTCAACGTCGTCGCCATGGCGCCCGGCGATTATATGCAGTGGCTGCGCGGCCAGACCGAAACCGCGCGCGCGCCGCAGGACGCGTCGGCAGGAGAGGGGCAGAAGCACTTCACGACGTCGGGCTGCGGCGTCTGCCACACGATTCGCGGCACGACCTCGGTGGGCTTGCTGGGGCCGGATCTCACCCATGTCGGCAGCCGCCTCGCGATCGGCGCCGGCGTGCTTCCCGTGGATCAGGCGTCGATCGCCGGATGGATCGTCGACAATCAGCACGTCAAACCCGGCAACAAGATGCCGGCCTACGCAACCCTCGACGCCGGCAAGGTCGCGGCAATCTCGGCCTATCTCGCGGGACTGCGCTAA